The Desulfolucanica intricata genome includes the window CATGCATACCTCTCTGCCAAAATCGTTTTAAATATCTCATTACAGTTGCTTCGTGGATATTTTCAACATATTCTCTGACAAGTTTAGCCCTCTTTTCAGCAATGTAAATATCAGGCTCAATTGTAACAATCTCTTTAATGGCATTATAGGCCTTATCTCTTATGGCCTTATGTTTAGGTAGGATATCCTCTTCATCTTTAATGATCATATATGGTTCGTTATCTAAAACATATATAGTGCCATCATTTAACCCACTCTGAATAAAGGTTTCTGAAACTGTAATAGGCATTGAGTTACCGTAAATATCAATTAAATAGATGATATCTTTATAGTAATACAGAATTCGGTAATATATTTTACCCTGACTTGTTTCATATAAGATTACACTATTGATTGGAAGCATACCTAGCACCCCAATCAATAATAATTTTAGGACGACTTTCTGTTATATCTATTGATTCATTCATATCAATGTAAATATGTTTAGATGCTAGAAGGTATTTAAAAATGAATAAGCCTGTTCCATCTGATACATTATTTTCTTTATCAAAGTCAGAAGTTATTTTTCTGATTGAATGTTTATTATCTCTAAATTTATCAATTAAAATGTTACAATAATTCTCTAATGAATTTTCTGTTAAGCCTCTTTCTTCATAGGTATACAAACTTGAATGTATCCACTCTATGTTTTTTACCATTTTAGTAGGTATTTCTTTTTGTGTAATTATGCCAAAATCAATTTGCTTCGCCGCCCAATATCTTCTCTCTATTTCTAGTCTTTCCAGCACCGACTTCTTCTCTAACTCACCCACTGATTTTACTGTTCTTGCAATATATTCGCGATTTCGTAAAGTAAGTAGAAATGTTGTGGTTAATATATATGGAGGTTCTTTATTAGTAAAAAACTCTTGTTTAAGGTCTTTATTGTCTTTTACCACCTCTACTAAATCTAAAAGTGGATAATGTTCTCTAATATCTACTATTTCATCATCCCATTCAAACATATAAAAACATCTGGTTTGAATATCTGAAAAGAAATGATGTATTCTGTTTGTCTTCCAGCCTTTTATGCGTGACACCCTACCATTTGACGGGAAGTCTTGTATGGATAACCAGGGCTTATAGGAGGCTAATTCTCCTGCACCACGATTTTCAGACAAGAATCTTTTATACTTCGCCATAGTCCAAGAAGTATCTCTTTTGGCCATATAAACCTTCCTTTCTTTCACACTTCTTGGATGTGATGTTAACGTAGTATACTGGGATTTTCAACAGGGATAATGCTTTATTTAATATAGAAAACTCATTAAACGGCTTAATATTGGCGTTTGGTTATTAAAAATTTTTCTGAAATTGACCCGTATTTTTATGTCATTTTTTATTTATTACTATGTGTAGTTACAAATAAGTTTGCTCACGGAGTTACAAAGTTTGCTCGTGTTGAAATGTAGTTGTTGCAAGGCTTCTCGCTGTTTCTTCCCTTGTAGTGACAAAGTTTGCTCTCGGGTTTTATTACCTTAAAAAATATAAAAAAATATATAAAAAATGAGAAAATGACAAGCGAGTTTGCTCGTGAGCAGTGAAGAATGACAAAGTTTGCTCGTGGAAAAATAGGAACAATCAGAGGATATGTAAGTGCGATATGCATAGGGGAGGTATTTATTTATATTTTTATATATATTGATTTTACTGACCTGCGGGGAAATAGGGTTTTGGGATTTCGGAAATGTTTGTGGCGGTCGAAGGTTATTTTGCACAAATAAAAGGCGCCAGCCTGGTTTCCCAGTCTGACGCTCTGTATCTTTCGTGAACAAACTTTGTAATTTTGAACATACTTTTGTGTATGTTGACAGATACTTAACGTTTTGAAAATTGTGGAGCACGACGTGCTTTTTTAAGACCGTATTTCCTTCTCTCTTTCATCCGCGGGTCACGGGTTAAAAAGCCTGCTTTCTTTAAGTCGGGGCGTAAATTAGGATCTGCTTGCACTAAGGCACGGGCAATGCCCATTTTGACTGCACCGGCCTGGCCGCTGATGCCGCCACCTAAAACCCTTACTTTAATGTCAAATTTACCGTTAGTACCGGTTAAATCTAAAGGCTGTCTTACAACTTTTAGTAAAGACTTGCGTCCGAAATATGCATCCATGGGTCTGTTGTTAACAGTAAATTTACCATCACCCGGTAACAAGTAAACCCGGGCTATAGCATTTTTTCTCCGACCTGTTCCATAAAATTGTACTTGGGCCAATTAAGTCTTCCCCCTTCCTACTGCATAGGCCATACTTCAGGTTTTTGAGCTTCATGTGGATGTTCGCTTCCTTTATATACCTTAAGTTTACCGGCCATATTTCTACCCAAGGTATTATGAGGCAGCATACCTACAATTGCTTTTCTTACAATCAATTCCGGATTCTTTTGCATCATGGTTCTGTAGTCGGTTTTTTTCAGGCCACCGGGATATCCGGAATGACGAATATATTGTTTCTGGTCTAGTTTCTTACCGGTCAAAACTACTTTATCAGCATTAATGACAATAACGTGATCACCGGTATCTACGTGCGGAGTATAGTTAGGAGTGTGTTTTCCCCTTAATACCCGGGCCACCTCCGTGGCTAACCTGCCAAGTACCTTACCTTCGGCATCAATAATCCACCACTTGCGTTTTATTTCATTTGGCTTGGCCATATAGGTTTTCATGCGGTTTCCCTCCTTATCAAGCAAAGCAAGATGTCCATCCGGCAATCCGGGACTCAAAGATCGCCGTTTAGTCACATAGCTGTATTTTAATACAAAGGATTTCCAGTGTCAAGGTCAACGGTTTAAAGGTCATTTCTATCATTAACATTAATAACAAGCATTAATAATAAACTTTTTCCAGAAACAATCCTGATGCTGCAGCTGTCGGTCCTGCCAATTTTCGATTTCGCCCCTCAAGGATCTGTTTTAAATCACCGGGTCCGTACTTCCCAATCCCAACCTCGATTAATGTTCCTGTAATTATTCTAACCATATTATACAAAAAACCATTCCCATGAAATGACAGCACAATCAGCTTGTCTTTTCTTTCTAATTTCAACTCATACAGCGTTCTGACAGTGGATTTAACAGGACTGCCTGCAGCCATAAAAGAACAGAAGTCATGTTCACCGATTAAATAAGCAGCAGCTTTCTGCATCTGTTCTAAATCCAGGTAACCTTTATAGTGATAACTATACAATCGCCAAAAAGGAGAAGGGACAATATCATTATAAATATAATATTTATAGGTTTTAGCTACCGCTGCAAAACGAGCGTGAAAAAAAGGGTCAACTTCCTCTGCAGCTAAAGCACAAATATCTTTGGGTAAGACACTGTTAAGGGCCGGAACAACTCGGTCTATGGGAATTTGCCACTTATCCGCAACAAAATTTATTACCTGACCTTTGGCATGTACCCCTGCATCTGTACGACCGGCGGCTGTTACTATAATCTCATTTTTTGAAAGCCGGCTTAACTCCTGCTGCAAAACACCCTGAATTGTAGGTAGTCTTGTACCCCGCTGCTCCTGAAAGCCATGATAATTTGTGCCGTCATATGCTATAGTAACCTTGATGTTTCTCAATAATGCTCCCTTTCCCATCCTACATAAGACCGGCATAAAGAAAAATTAGAATGCTAATAATAATTGCCGCAAAATCTTTTTTAGTGTACCGAAATTCTTTAAATCTCGTTCTTCTGTCACCGCCGTTGTAGCATCGAACTTCCATTGCAGTTGCTAAATCATCAGCCCGTTGAAATACTCTGACAAACAAAGGAACAATCACCGGAATAATAAACTTATCTATTCTAAATATATCCTTACGGTTAAAGGGT containing:
- the rplM gene encoding 50S ribosomal protein L13; amino-acid sequence: MKTYMAKPNEIKRKWWIIDAEGKVLGRLATEVARVLRGKHTPNYTPHVDTGDHVIVINADKVVLTGKKLDQKQYIRHSGYPGGLKKTDYRTMMQKNPELIVRKAIVGMLPHNTLGRNMAGKLKVYKGSEHPHEAQKPEVWPMQ
- the rpsI gene encoding 30S ribosomal protein S9: MAQVQFYGTGRRKNAIARVYLLPGDGKFTVNNRPMDAYFGRKSLLKVVRQPLDLTGTNGKFDIKVRVLGGGISGQAGAVKMGIARALVQADPNLRPDLKKAGFLTRDPRMKERRKYGLKKARRAPQFSKR
- a CDS encoding heteromeric transposase endonuclease subunit TnsA is translated as MAKRDTSWTMAKYKRFLSENRGAGELASYKPWLSIQDFPSNGRVSRIKGWKTNRIHHFFSDIQTRCFYMFEWDDEIVDIREHYPLLDLVEVVKDNKDLKQEFFTNKEPPYILTTTFLLTLRNREYIARTVKSVGELEKKSVLERLEIERRYWAAKQIDFGIITQKEIPTKMVKNIEWIHSSLYTYEERGLTENSLENYCNILIDKFRDNKHSIRKITSDFDKENNVSDGTGLFIFKYLLASKHIYIDMNESIDITESRPKIIIDWGARYASNQ
- the truA gene encoding tRNA pseudouridine(38-40) synthase TruA; this translates as MRNIKVTIAYDGTNYHGFQEQRGTRLPTIQGVLQQELSRLSKNEIIVTAAGRTDAGVHAKGQVINFVADKWQIPIDRVVPALNSVLPKDICALAAEEVDPFFHARFAAVAKTYKYYIYNDIVPSPFWRLYSYHYKGYLDLEQMQKAAAYLIGEHDFCSFMAAGSPVKSTVRTLYELKLERKDKLIVLSFHGNGFLYNMVRIITGTLIEVGIGKYGPGDLKQILEGRNRKLAGPTAAASGLFLEKVYY